Part of the Triticum urartu cultivar G1812 chromosome 2, Tu2.1, whole genome shotgun sequence genome, ATAGTTAAGACGATATACTCATTCATACAAGGTGACGCAAGAAAATAGAGCACTTTACTCATAGCATGCAGAGTATCATTATTAAGTTCATAGGGTTTATAGTGCTTGGACTTATTAGAGTGGTAGCATATCAtcatatacatccgtatgttgtagcccatttgaaatgtctagaaagacttatatttaggaatggagagagtaGAATGTAGCATGCGATAAAACCAAAGGATTAGCCAACAATAAAAGAAGGCACTTAATTAGTTCATTACATTTAGTTAAAACTGCTTCTATGAAGCGCAGGACTAAACCATTTAGTTAACACAGCAAGAAGTGCCAAGGAGCATAGTATAGTACTGCACTAAAAGGACCAAGAATCTTCTGGACCAACAACAGAAACAACCAAGAAGCACTCATTTTTCAATTCATAGGGCTAAAAATATATTTATCAGAATGGCACTGAAATCAACCTCTTTATCTATCATCACAAGGTCAGTATGCTTGATAGGCCCATTATGAGTTGCCCTACGGTAATGCCGCAGATGAGACAGAGGACGCACACATTGATGTAGACATTGGCAAGACAGGAAGCAACAAAATGGTGCTTGCCATCCGCAAGGAGAAAGCAGAATACCAAAAAGGTTAGGAAAACAATATAGAATGATAAAACAAAGAAGAGATGCGCCCACTCATTAGAGAAGTAGCATACCCAAAAAATGTGAAGCACAAATGGCCACCAAGAAAGCATATTGTTGTATACATTGACAAGATAGGAACCAACAAAATGCAACAGACTAAAACCAAACTTTATACAACAGGGAATGATTTACAATAACCAAAAGATTTTGCACAACAAGCAGTAAATAGGTAGTAGATATTAACACCCATGACATAGGACCAGCATAAAAAAAGAGCATCGGTGTAGAACAGGCATATAATCAACGTAGTCAGCAAAAGATAGGGGGAAGAGAAATTGAAAAACCAAGAAAGAGCATTCATATATGAGGCACTAAGCTGTATGAACCAAAAGACTATTGACATCAGCTAGCAAAGAATTGGCAGTTGGCACCACACATATCGGACGACCACATGAAACAGATAGAACAGACTGGTCGGCCATAGCTAACATGGTAAATAGAATAATGCACATATTGTAGAAGACACCACCAGCATGGATTCTAAGAAATGGATTGGAAGAGCTCAGGAAACACAATGTTCCTGGTCTGAGAATCAGTAGTACCATCTTCATTTTCAATCAGGACTTTCAAAGCCTTTTTGAGGTCACGCGCGACACTGCTACATAAAGCTGGCCATGTGTGAACACAGGTGCATTAAAGTATAGATCAACACTGCATAACACGTGTCCTACAATATTTTGACTCCTACCTATTTTCTTATTTTACAAAAGCTTGCCATGCGTGTATAGATCAACTTTATATTGTGAATACATAAAGCTGGCCATGCGTGAACACAGGTGCATTAAAGAATGAAGAATACATCGACACATAGCACGAACCATGGACAAACATTGGTATGTAACCTGTCTACTCAGTAGGTGCCAATTTAGATGCACTGAATCGACACCAACTTGAGCGAACTGGTGGTATGTGCAGAAACAGCAAAACATTGCAAAAGCTCCTCTTTCCCAAATTGTGTGGTGAGGAACCAGCCTATGCCCCAATTCGTCTTGCTGAGGCAACTAGCGGCAATGACTTAAGCATGACCCCAGTTCCCCACAGCTGATTACCCTTGACTCATCCGAATTCTCCTAACAAGGTAGAAATTGGCAGGTCTATTTGGAGGAAAAAAGGATCTACTAAAATCTAGCTTACTAAATATTGGTCAGATCGAAGGACTGTGCGCGCACATCGCAGATCCAACAGATCACAACGCGAGACAACAGGACCCAAGTCTAACTAAACCGTGCAAACAAGAGGGAGACGGGATCGGAGGAGACGCGTTCGCACCTAGCCGGAGCCGACGATGATGTTGTTGATGGGGATGAAGATGAGCTTGACGAAGAAGCCGACGAACCCCATGACGACAAACCCGATCACCGTCCGCGCCGCCACCTTGGTGAACTCTGCGCGCCCAATCAGCGTCAGATCTGGCGAAAGAGGAAAACGAACCGGATCTAGACGAGCAGGCGCGAGTCTTTGGTCCTTACCCTTGCGGTCGGGCTTGTGGCAGTGCTTGACGAGGCGGACGCTGTCCTTGGCGAACTTGCGGAGGGGGTCCACCACGGAGTCGACGGCGTCCATGGCTGCTGCCGGCGGGAAGGGGAGATCTCCGAGCTGACGATGACGGCGAGGTCGCGCACGTGAGGGGAAGGGAGGGGGAAGCCAACGGGCGAATGGTGTGATGTTTGGATTTGTGCTTTGGATCTgtgaggaggggaggaggaggcccaGCGGCGAGCTATGGTGGGAGGATGTGGTCTGAATCGGGGAGAAGGGGCGGGGACAACGGCGGCGGCGGGAATGGATCTCCTCGCCGCGGCGGGATGGGGAAGGAGGGGGCAGCGATGGGGGGCCATCGTCGTTGGTCATTGCAGGTCAAGAGCAGCGGCACTTGGGGGGAGGCCGGCGGCGGGGTAGGAGTTGGGACGGCGGAGAGGGAGGTCTGGGTCGGTGAGGGAGATCTGGgtcagggagagggaggcggcgccGCATGGgtcggggagagggagagggaggggagTGTGCTGCACGATGCTAGGGTTTGGTTGGCCAGCGTGCGTTTAGGAGACGTTGCATCTGTATGGTGTGGACGGCTCAGATCGGCTTAGGGGGGTGATCCGTGGGAAGGGAGGTTCTGCCTTCTGATTAGTCCAAGAAATGTGTCATTTTGAAACAGTCAtaacaaattcaaaaaaaaaatcaaaaaaatgcaAAACCTTCGCGTtatgtcatcatatgtggccaagttccaaggaaaaataacaaacttgtaatacggcaattattataaaaaaatgttctcagaaacgagctatcacgtgtggagatcaatggctttcaagccaaatgatcactCTTAtcgccacattcatggcatagtttgttcaaatgatctcatattgtgcacaagggtgcatattggaatggcaaacaatgttgcctaaggaagttttcatttttttttggacgaaaaaaccattttccattttttgagtgcccaaaaggagattttttgtgaaggacctcccaaataattgttgcaaaattggaccaaatcatttttctaaaatactaggccatatttaatgcacaattaccaaatggttgggtgtaaaaagttttgatccacctctcgtgaaaaatacaaattcccgccgattcagttggaagcgggtcaaatttgaagagcagctgcctcatagtttgctctttaatttttccaaaaatcatttctaggtacataagtatctattttatcagagaaacaccaaaaaaattccaagattcaaccactagctaggaacggtcattcccgctgttttgaccgcattttgaaacgggcaaaaaaaattcaaaaaaaatcaaaaaattgggaaaccttcgcattatgtcattatatgtggccaagttcccaggaaaaataataaaattgtaatacggcaattattttaaaaaagtgttctgagaaacgagctatcacgtgtggaaaTCAAtagctttcaagccaaatgatcaatcttatggccagattcatggcatagtttgcttaaatgatctcatattgtgcacaagggtgcatattggaatgacaaacaatgttgcctaaggaagttttcattttctttggacgaaaaaaccattttccattttttgagtgcctaaaaggaggttttttttgtgaaggaactaccaaataattgttgcaaaaatggaccaaatcaattttataaaatactaggccatgtttaatgcacaattgaccaaatggttgggtgtaaaaagttttgatccacctctcatgaaaaagacaaatttccgctgattcagtttgaagcgggtcaaatttgaactgtagctgccttgtagtttgctctttattttttccaaaaatcatttctaggtacataagtatctatttaatcatagaaacaccaaaaaaattccaagattcaaccactagctaagaacggccattcccgccgttttgaccgcattttgaaacgagaataaaaaattcaaaaaaaatcaaaaaattgggaaaccttcgcattgtgtcattatatgtggccaagttcctatgaaaaataacaaacttgtaatacggcaattattttaaaaaagtgttctaaaaaacgagctatcacgtgtggagatcaatggctttcaagccaaatgatcaatcttatggccacagtCATGGCATAATTTGTTCAAATGATCCCATATTGTGCACAACGGTGTATattggaatggaaaacaatgttgcctaaggaatttttcattttctttggacgaaaaaaccattttccatttttcgagtgcccaaaaggaggtttttttgtgaagaacctcccaaataattgttgcaaaattcgaccaaatcatttttataaaatactagcccatatttaatgcacaattgacaaaattgttgggcgtcaaaagttttgatccacctct contains:
- the LOC125540780 gene encoding protein transport protein Sec61 subunit gamma-like → MDAVDSVVDPLRKFAKDSVRLVKHCHKPDRKEFTKVAARTVIGFVVMGFVGFFVKLIFIPINNIIVGSG